A region of Haliotis asinina isolate JCU_RB_2024 chromosome 7, JCU_Hal_asi_v2, whole genome shotgun sequence DNA encodes the following proteins:
- the LOC137291252 gene encoding uncharacterized protein, translating into MASVPPSSQEDSSHGNLAGQPQQPNERSSISSQNQCVSEVSENGNSLTDETNQSPDDSTLTPTIQAQRVPVAAHTVRDATQPNGHADAKETYNRFFEEYYPNYKERVYRVPPVHISRLNSKQTKSKQTESLQEYTGFPFHVYTRSESHTIGDTAEARVSDSIEYLLNHWVPENHPAFIITSFQFENFCNQTGNPPQSDENRYTNNYTGENDAAVAAEKIISGEHDILIVHYKVGMIAIQVKVCKSHSDPNASVKEAIKQLERDKDFIKANFEDPDTGVSFKAIVALPSISLGELTQKTHKNACKRIHNYNNCKTYSHDCQQECLQRCLLDDNLPSKDCETETENGCKKNKLCEWWKSITKDSIGFKSLDDYKRVVARYIGFKSTVQIRDLSESVTEIGNRCMNIVLTPQQITVLESTLKRLVIQGDYGSGKTVLLILKARILLRQSNKNRLCIISMGHSPLTPVLEESIKFDMNPALFQGHGQDPIRIKFHQYVNQSELKQILAESTEENRHVLIDEFPSYVDMDDELKHLIKDFPSDLSFWCIMSREREACLTKGLQDSFPSFERVFMGKVLRCPPSVTKHLPTRPRNDHTILRYPKNKEIESTINNKKMTEHLIQLGLQTNRKEVCTVSPKQWIAWSDIVAIVDKNHKHREHCYVFLDKLGIPLTTLTDVNAFIKENAVLFVSEPESPGFVRREVIYFEPDKIVANPKMCEFQGGPQTKHINHKGHAAGELQQCQECETEFKSMIIELGLKPPQLNEQIVTQQHTTLEPSSLSKYTNVQAGAAGMSQNLLEQAKNPTHKLTYSDMVILDDRHDPECPTELFSKCLAVPVVDKLGENQLLDEDAFGSDTQVLYMKPRLFQGLERKIVIIITSDDPPIRSPLQDNNIVDYVELAVTRCSSQLIVVHT; encoded by the coding sequence ATGGCATCTGTTCCACCGTCCTCACAAGAAGACTCCTCACATGGAAACCTTGCAGGACAGCCTCAACAACCCAACGAACGTTCCTCAATTTCCTCACAAAATCAGTGCGTTTCAGAGGTCTCCGAAAATGGAAATTCCTTAACTGACGAGACAAATCAGTCACCAGATGATAGTACTCTGACGCCAACAATCCAAGCACAAAGGGTACCAGTTGCTGCACACACTGTCAGAGATGCGACCCAACCAAATGGACATGCTGATGCAAAGGAAACCTACAATAGGTTCTTTGAAGAATATTACCCAAATTATAAGGAACGCGTCTACAGAGTGCCTCCTGTACATATTAGTCGTCTcaactcaaaacaaacaaagagcaAGCAAACAGAAAGCCTGCAAGAGTACACTGGATTCCCGTTTCACGTTTATACCAGATCTGAGTCTCATACCATCGGGGACACAGCAGAAGCTCGTGTTAGTGATAGTATTGAATATCTCCTCAATCACTGGGTACCTGAGAATCATCCAGCATTTATAATTACTTCTTTCCAATTTGAAAACTTTTGTAACCAAACAGGTAATCCACCACAGTCAGATGAAAATAGATATACTAACAATTACACTGGAGAGAACGATGCAGCTGTAGCTGCAGAAAAAATTATTTCTGGTGAACATGACATTCTAATTGTTCACTATAAAGTTGGAATGATTGCAATACAGGTGAAAGTCTGCAAATCACATTCAGACCCCAATGCCAGTGTCAAAGAGGCCATTAAACAATTGGAAAGAGACAAGGATTTCATAAAGGCAAACTTTGAAGACCCTGATACTGGTGTGTCATTTAAAGCTATTGTTGCTTTACCTTCCATTTCACTTGGAGAACtgacacagaaaacacacaaaaacgcATGCAAGAGAATACACAATTATAACAATTGTAAAACATATAGCCATGATTGCCAGCAAGAATGTCTGCAGCGATGTTTACTTGATGACAATCTACCTTCGAAAGACTGTGAAACAGAGACTGAAAATGGCTGCAAGAAAAACAAACTCTGTGAGTGGTGGAAGAGTATCACTAAAGATTCCATAGGGTTCAAATCTTTGGATGACTATAAGCGCGTCGTTGCAAGATACATAGGTTTCAAATCTACagttcagattcgggatttgtCAGAGAGTGTCACAGAGATAGGCAACAGGTGTATGAACATTGTATTAACTCCTCAACAAATTACTGTCCTAGAGAGCACCTTGAAAAGACTTGTCATCCAAGGAGACTATGGAAGTGGAAAGACAGTACTCTTGATACTCAAAGCAAGGATTCTGTTGCGGCAATCAAATAAAAATCGTCTTTGTATAATAAGTATGGGACATTCACCTCTTACTCCAGTCCTGGAGGAATCAATCAAATTTGACATGAATCCAGCGTTGTTTCAAGGTCATGGTCAAGACCCAATTAGAATCAAGTTTCACCAATACGTAAACCAGAGTGAACTGAAACAAATCTTGGCAGAGAGTACGGAAGAGAACAGGCATGTTCTAATTGATGAATTCCCGTCCTATGTGGATATGGATGACGAACTGAAACACTTAATCAAAGATTTTCCGTCTGATCTTTCGTTTTGGTGTATCATGAGTCGTGAAAGAGAAGCATGTTTGACAAAAGGTCTTCAAGATTCTTTCCCTTCTTTTGAAAGAGTTTTCATGGGCAAAGTGCTTAGATGCCCCCCGTCTGTCACAAAGCATCTTCCAACTCGTCCAAGAAATGATCATACTATTCTTAGGTACCCGAAAAACAAAGAAATTGAATCAactataaataacaaaaaaatgaCCGAACACTTGATACAGCTTGGTCTACAAACAAATCGTAAAGAGGTCTGTACTGTTTCGCCAAAGCAGTGGATCGCTTGGTCAGACATAGTTGCAATTGTGGATAAAAATCACAAACATAGAGAACATTGCTATGTATTTCTAGATAAGCTGGGCATCCCACTGACCACTCTGACTGATGTTAATGCTTTTATCAAAGAAAACGCTGTTCTGTTTGTCAGCGAACCTGAATCTCCAGGTTTTGTTCGGAGGGAAGTGATTTACTTTGAACCAGATAAAATTGTTGCTAACCCAAAGATGTGTGAATTCCAAGGAGGGCCCCAAACAAAGCATATTAATCACAAAGGTCATGCAGCAGGAGAGTTGCAACAGTGTCAGGAGTGCGAAACAGAATTTAAGAGCATGATTATAGAACTTGGTTTAAAACCACCACAACTGAACGAGCAGATAGtgacacagcaacacacaacatTAGAGCCGTCATCATTATCAAAATACACTAATGTTCAGGCAGGAGCAGCAGGAATGTCACAAAATCTGCTAGAACAAGCTAAAAACCCTACCCACAAACTCACATATTCAGACATGGTGATCTTGGATGATCGCCATGATCCAGAATGTCCTACGGAACTTTTCTCCAAATGTCTTGCAGTCCCAGTAGTTGACAAGTTGGGTGAGAATCAGTTACTTGATGAGGACGCGTTCGGTTCAGATACACAGGTCTTGTACATGAAACCCCGTCTATTCCAAGGCCTGGAGAGGAAGATTGTGATCATTATCACTAGCGATGACCCACCAATCCGCAGTCCATTGCAAGACAATAATATAGTTGATTATGTTGAGCTTGCTGTGACCAGATGCTCTTCACAGTTAATAGTTGTTCATACCTGA